One Senegalia massiliensis DNA window includes the following coding sequences:
- the yunB gene encoding sporulation protein YunB produces the protein MKKSPFKKRYFILVFLIVIIIYSFLIVDKNIRPTILAISQVKARMVATQAINDAVKENIGEEIKYEDLIHLRYDNDGKLRTIQNNTMMMTKISSNIALAVQDEIRQIGIKKVKIPLGNAMNSQLLSQYGPKVSMKMTPQGSVTVDFTTEFEESGINQTVHRVILIIKTNVRIIVPLATKTEEVLTTIPIAETVIVGDVPDSYISVPEKDFLNVVD, from the coding sequence ATGAAGAAAAGTCCTTTTAAAAAAAGATATTTCATTTTGGTTTTTTTAATAGTAATTATTATTTATAGTTTTTTAATAGTTGATAAAAATATAAGACCTACAATACTTGCTATAAGTCAGGTTAAAGCAAGAATGGTAGCAACACAAGCTATAAATGATGCTGTAAAGGAAAATATAGGAGAAGAAATAAAATATGAAGATTTAATACATTTAAGATATGATAATGATGGTAAATTAAGAACTATACAAAATAATACTATGATGATGACAAAAATTTCTTCAAATATAGCATTGGCAGTTCAAGATGAGATAAGACAAATTGGAATAAAAAAAGTAAAAATACCTTTAGGTAATGCAATGAATAGTCAATTATTATCTCAATACGGACCTAAAGTTAGTATGAAGATGACCCCACAAGGTTCTGTCACTGTAGATTTTACAACAGAGTTTGAAGAATCTGGGATAAATCAAACAGTCCATAGAGTAATTTTAATAATAAAGACAAATGTTAGAATAATAGTTCCCTTAGCTACAAAAACAGAAGAAGTTCTTACAACTATACCTATTGCAGAAACAGTTATAGTAGGAGATGTACCTGATAGCTATATTTCTGTACCAGAAAAAGATTTTTTGAATGTTGTTGATTAA
- a CDS encoding NUDIX hydrolase, translating to MKNKKSIEFSDKLLYDGINNKEEVLNMLLRNCAGGVVFYEDKVFILKNEKDEWILPKGKIQSGNLAIETAKIKVKEETGLENIQIVSPAGETNYEFYSLSRKKPVCNEIIWFIMEAKSLEYDIKSKEFKNGGFYEIQEAIEKITYSQDKSLVRLSHKKYLKLKNENLAIV from the coding sequence TTGAAAAATAAAAAATCAATTGAATTTTCTGATAAATTATTATATGATGGTATTAATAATAAAGAGGAGGTTTTAAATATGCTCTTGAGAAATTGTGCTGGTGGTGTTGTATTTTATGAAGACAAGGTTTTTATTCTAAAAAATGAAAAGGATGAATGGATTCTTCCTAAAGGTAAAATTCAAAGTGGAAATTTAGCTATTGAAACTGCTAAAATTAAAGTAAAAGAAGAAACTGGGTTAGAAAATATTCAAATAGTATCACCAGCAGGTGAAACAAATTATGAGTTTTATTCTTTATCTAGAAAAAAACCTGTTTGTAATGAAATTATATGGTTTATAATGGAAGCCAAGTCATTGGAATATGATATCAAGAGTAAAGAGTTTAAAAATGGTGGTTTTTATGAAATACAAGAAGCAATAGAAAAAATCACTTATAGCCAAGATAAATCATTAGTAAGACTTTCTCATAAAAAATATTTAAAACTTAAAAATGAAAATTTAGCTATAGTATAA
- a CDS encoding sulfite exporter TauE/SafE family protein encodes MKLIFIGLLSGILGGMGIGGGTILIPSLIFFIGLSQTQAQGTNLIVFIPTSIIALIIHYKNKNIVTNIILYIIIPGIIGSILGSFIAIKIDQLLLRKIFGVFMLFIGIYQFFHKKDNE; translated from the coding sequence ATGAAATTAATATTTATTGGTCTATTATCGGGAATATTAGGTGGGATGGGAATCGGTGGAGGTACAATACTTATACCATCTTTAATTTTTTTTATAGGACTAAGTCAAACACAAGCTCAAGGTACAAATTTAATTGTATTTATTCCTACTTCTATAATTGCATTAATAATTCATTATAAAAATAAAAATATAGTTACAAATATTATATTATATATCATTATACCAGGAATAATTGGGTCTATTCTCGGAAGTTTTATTGCCATAAAAATTGATCAATTACTTCTTAGAAAAATTTTTGGTGTATTTATGCTATTTATAGGTATATATCAATTCTTTCATAAAAAAGACAATGAGTAA
- a CDS encoding YigZ family protein, translated as MKDIFKTIHKFGEDDFIEKKSKFIGYAKPIESEEEALDFIEQIRTKHKDATHNVYAYAIGENNNIQRYSDDGEPSGTAGIPILEVIKKEDLRNIVVVVTRYFGGIKLGAGGLVRAYTHGAKIALESASIIEKIIYKKIKVRFDYTFNGKIENVINNSSYFIEDISYDDSVNMILLSRKEKLEDLKSLLLDITSGDVVITELGEQYLSFKNKKLIK; from the coding sequence ATGAAAGATATATTTAAAACAATACATAAATTTGGAGAAGACGATTTTATAGAGAAAAAATCAAAATTTATTGGATATGCAAAACCTATAGAATCTGAGGAAGAAGCTTTAGATTTTATAGAACAAATAAGAACTAAACATAAAGATGCAACACATAATGTATATGCATATGCTATAGGTGAAAATAATAATATACAAAGATATAGTGATGATGGTGAGCCAAGTGGAACTGCAGGCATACCAATTTTAGAAGTTATAAAAAAGGAAGACCTTAGAAATATAGTAGTAGTTGTAACAAGATATTTTGGTGGTATAAAATTAGGTGCTGGAGGATTAGTTCGTGCATATACTCATGGTGCTAAAATTGCTCTTGAAAGTGCATCAATAATAGAAAAAATTATTTATAAGAAAATAAAAGTAAGGTTTGATTATACTTTTAATGGTAAAATAGAAAATGTTATAAATAATTCTTCATATTTTATAGAAGATATAAGTTATGATGATTCTGTTAATATGATTCTTTTATCTAGAAAAGAAAAACTAGAAGATTTAAAGAGTCTATTATTAGATATAACTAGTGGAGATGTAGTTATTACAGAACTAGGTGAACAGTATTTATCATTTAAAAATAAAAAATTAATAAAATGA
- the cysK gene encoding cysteine synthase A — MKTVNNILELIGETPMVKLNNIVDDDSAEIFVKLESFNPGSSVKDRISFNMIEMAEKQGELKKNSTIVEPTSGNTGIGLAMIGAAKGYNVILVMPDTMSTERRNLLKAYGAELVLTPGEKGMNGAIQKAKELKEKNGYFMPQQFMNKNNPEMHRKTTAVEILRQTNGDIDAFVAGVGTGGTITGVSEVLKEKNKDIKIIAIEPSESAVMSGESPGPHRIQGIGAGFIPDVLNMNIIDKILKIAGEQAVKTTKEVARKEGLLVGISSGAAINGAIKIAKELGKGKKVVVIAPDSGERYLSTDIFS; from the coding sequence ATGAAAACTGTAAATAATATTCTTGAATTGATTGGTGAAACTCCAATGGTGAAATTAAATAATATAGTAGATGATGATAGCGCAGAAATATTTGTTAAGCTAGAATCTTTTAATCCAGGAAGTAGTGTAAAAGATAGAATTTCATTTAATATGATAGAAATGGCAGAAAAACAAGGTGAGCTAAAAAAGAATTCAACTATTGTTGAACCAACCAGCGGGAATACTGGTATAGGTCTTGCTATGATAGGTGCAGCTAAGGGATATAATGTTATATTAGTTATGCCAGATACTATGAGCACAGAAAGAAGAAATTTACTTAAAGCATACGGTGCTGAACTTGTACTTACACCAGGTGAAAAAGGTATGAATGGAGCTATACAGAAAGCTAAAGAATTGAAAGAAAAAAATGGTTATTTTATGCCTCAACAATTTATGAATAAAAACAATCCTGAAATGCATAGAAAAACTACAGCTGTAGAAATACTTAGACAAACAAATGGAGATATAGATGCATTTGTAGCAGGTGTAGGAACTGGTGGAACTATTACTGGTGTTTCTGAAGTATTAAAGGAGAAAAATAAAGATATAAAAATAATTGCCATAGAACCTAGTGAGTCTGCAGTTATGAGTGGAGAAAGTCCTGGGCCACATAGAATACAAGGTATAGGGGCAGGATTTATACCAGATGTATTAAATATGAATATAATAGATAAAATATTAAAAATAGCTGGAGAACAAGCAGTTAAGACAACTAAAGAGGTAGCTAGAAAAGAAGGATTATTAGTAGGTATTTCTTCTGGTGCTGCTATAAATGGTGCTATAAAAATTGCAAAAGAATTAGGCAAAGGTAAAAAAGTTGTAGTGATAGCACCTGATAGTGGAGAAAGATATCTAAGTACTGATATTTTTAGCTAA
- a CDS encoding CoA-binding protein, whose product MNKKEMLEKKVWAVLGVTPNESKFGYKIYKKLKDHDYKVYPINPKYDEINGEKCYKSIEELPETPDVLDFVVPPQVSLNALDEVNKKGIKNVWFQPGTSDKNVIEKAKESNLNIVEDCVLVALS is encoded by the coding sequence ATGAATAAAAAAGAGATGTTAGAAAAAAAAGTTTGGGCAGTATTAGGTGTCACTCCTAATGAGAGTAAATTTGGATATAAAATTTATAAAAAATTAAAGGATCATGATTATAAAGTATATCCTATAAATCCAAAATACGATGAGATAAATGGAGAAAAGTGCTATAAATCTATAGAAGAATTACCAGAAACACCAGATGTATTAGATTTTGTAGTTCCTCCTCAAGTAAGTCTAAATGCATTAGATGAAGTAAATAAAAAGGGAATTAAAAATGTGTGGTTCCAACCTGGAACATCTGATAAAAATGTGATTGAAAAAGCAAAAGAAAGTAATCTTAATATAGTAGAAGATTGTGTACTTGTAGCTCTTTCATAA
- a CDS encoding sulfite exporter TauE/SafE family protein, with the protein MKDKIILIFIGLITGFINGIFGSGGGLIIVPSLIYILNIKRHKAHATAISIILPLSFISTYIYIRNDLIDFNIVILISIGAILGGFIGAKLLNKIPINILRKSFSLLIIYISIRMIIL; encoded by the coding sequence ATGAAAGATAAGATAATATTAATTTTTATTGGTTTAATTACAGGTTTTATCAATGGAATATTTGGATCAGGTGGAGGACTGATAATAGTACCTTCATTAATTTATATATTAAATATAAAGAGACATAAAGCTCATGCAACTGCCATATCAATTATTTTACCATTATCTTTTATAAGTACATATATTTATATTAGAAATGATTTAATAGATTTTAATATAGTAATCTTAATTTCTATAGGTGCAATTTTAGGTGGATTTATAGGTGCTAAATTATTAAATAAAATTCCAATTAACATTTTAAGAAAATCTTTTAGTCTTCTAATAATTTATATTTCAATTAGGATGATAATATTATGA
- a CDS encoding spore germination protein — MKLFQKYQENIDYLTDKLGVGKSFDVVKRDITIGGKNAAIFFIDGFSKDDIMLFIMEELQGTKHDEIVPNILEKLIVKKIPYIECTESDDYKEIEYMILSGASVLFVEGVYKAIILDTRTYPARGPEEPDLEKVTRGSRDGFVETIIFNTALIRRRVRDPNLRFEIFNVGRRSKTDIVVGYIEDITNDDLVKSIKDKLNAIDTDSLIMAEKSLEEYILGKSFNPFPQARFTERPDVTAAHLLEGHIILIVDTTPSVMILPVTMFHFTQHAEDYYQNPTIGTYMRWVRFLAIFFSLIASPLWLVFANNTDLLPQALSFIGPKEIGEIPLVIQFLVLEVGLDMLRIASIHTPNALTTSLGIIGALLLSDFAVKVGWIIPETVLYTAISGIGMFATPSIEFSLAMRLFRILLLIGGGFFGIYGFLITFLIFLITLYKTKSFGGINYLWPLIPFNGRAFSTIIMRKPIPEVKLRPEILRTKDKTTKK; from the coding sequence ATGAAACTTTTTCAAAAATATCAGGAAAATATTGATTATTTGACTGATAAATTAGGAGTAGGAAAGAGTTTTGACGTTGTAAAAAGAGATATCACAATTGGTGGCAAAAATGCAGCTATATTTTTTATTGATGGGTTTTCTAAAGACGATATTATGCTTTTTATAATGGAGGAATTGCAAGGAACTAAGCATGATGAAATAGTACCAAATATATTAGAAAAATTAATTGTAAAAAAAATACCTTATATTGAATGTACTGAATCTGATGATTATAAGGAAATAGAATACATGATACTTTCTGGCGCATCTGTACTTTTTGTAGAGGGTGTTTATAAGGCAATAATTTTAGATACAAGAACTTATCCTGCTAGAGGACCAGAAGAACCAGATTTAGAAAAAGTTACTAGAGGATCAAGGGATGGATTTGTTGAAACTATTATATTTAACACAGCTCTTATAAGAAGAAGAGTTAGAGATCCTAATTTGAGATTTGAGATTTTTAATGTAGGTAGAAGATCTAAAACAGATATTGTAGTAGGATATATTGAAGATATTACTAATGATGATTTGGTGAAAAGTATAAAAGATAAACTAAATGCAATAGACACAGATTCTCTTATAATGGCAGAGAAGAGTTTAGAAGAATATATTTTAGGTAAAAGTTTTAATCCATTTCCACAAGCTAGATTTACAGAAAGACCAGATGTGACAGCAGCTCATTTATTAGAAGGACATATTATTTTAATAGTGGATACTACACCTAGTGTAATGATTTTACCAGTTACAATGTTTCATTTTACTCAGCATGCAGAGGATTATTATCAAAACCCTACAATTGGAACATATATGAGATGGGTAAGATTTTTAGCAATATTCTTTTCACTTATAGCAAGTCCATTATGGCTTGTTTTTGCAAATAATACTGATCTTTTACCTCAAGCTTTAAGTTTTATTGGTCCTAAAGAAATAGGAGAAATACCACTTGTAATTCAGTTTTTGGTATTAGAAGTTGGACTAGATATGCTTAGGATTGCATCTATTCATACACCAAATGCGTTGACTACATCTCTAGGTATAATTGGAGCATTGTTATTAAGTGATTTTGCTGTTAAAGTTGGATGGATTATACCAGAAACAGTATTATATACAGCAATATCAGGTATTGGGATGTTTGCAACTCCTAGTATAGAGTTTTCACTTGCTATGAGGTTATTTAGAATATTATTGCTCATAGGTGGAGGGTTTTTTGGAATCTATGGATTCCTTATAACCTTTTTAATTTTCTTAATAACTCTTTATAAAACTAAGTCTTTTGGAGGAATAAATTATTTGTGGCCTCTTATTCCATTTAACGGGAGAGCATTTTCCACTATAATTATGAGAAAACCGATTCCAGAAGTAAAATTAAGACCAGAAATATTAAGGACTAAAGATAAAACAACGAAAAAATAA
- a CDS encoding penicillin-binding protein 1A — protein sequence MSNEKNTKRDKTKKAKTKKDNKKRNIILKTILVVFLLFVFISVGTVGGILFGVIKDSPEINPSRDINALSENSKIYDQNGTLIEEVLTEEKRTIVNLEDMSPFVKDAFVAVEDERFRDHFGIDLKGIARAIVVDIKTRSLEEGASTITQQLVRNLYLTKEKAFTRKITEMYLAVKMEREISKDDILEAYLNTIYLGQGAYGVEAASKTYFNKDAKDLTLAESTLLAGITKSPQDYQLFKRIDPENLEEDNMNVVGTVEVIGKQYVAVFNENIINRQKTILSLMKEQGKITEEEYNEALDEDVVSLINPGQMKNENIETSYYTDFVKNQVKKDLISKAGYTEEEAEEALFKDGLKIYTTVDIKMQEKIEDIYKSFTENVGNKSWLRLNYKTRGGNIIDSYGRIAYYQKENLLDNEGNLYLSKDSYNIDEKGNLTIKSPKINYRNLDITDYFTKKDGTIYTHPTWSLSVDKQNYTVNKEDESFTIKADYLKEHSDFYKITDNTLYISKDRFYNNEKGVVQPQSAITIMDPKTGQVKAIVGGRDSEGQRVFNRATNGPRQPGSSIKPLSIYTPALDNGFTAASVIDDVPRYSNGKIWPKNYSTGRFYGLTPMRKAIQYSYNVSAVKFLEKVGINSSIDYLAKFGLINKDNPSNDTFISGDEAIGGSSDENLAALALGGMTKGVTPLKMTAAYGALANNGVYTEPIVYTKIENNKGEVIIDNKPKQNTVVSPQIAYIMTDMLQTVVNSGSGTNANFANMSVAGKTGTTNNQVDVWFAGYTPYYSAAVWIGNDSPAIELTQSSKLASSFWGNIMKTVHEGLDNKNFKRPEGIVSRQVCIDSGKLPTELCSKDPRGSRVRTELFVAGTEPRERCDVHVSVEVDTSTGKLANEYCPDDVVKNGVFIQRPVPYNGSIKPIDSKYEVPTEVCDVHTKDSNPIKDIIDDILDKDKDEDKDKEDDKPKPEDPDEGDNGNDGNGEDGNGDGGNEGDEGTGDSEDNEDDSEPDSKPNQN from the coding sequence ATGTCTAATGAAAAAAATACCAAAAGAGATAAGACAAAAAAAGCTAAAACAAAAAAAGATAATAAAAAAAGAAATATAATACTTAAAACTATATTAGTAGTATTTCTTTTATTTGTCTTTATCTCTGTAGGTACTGTAGGTGGAATTTTGTTTGGTGTAATAAAAGATTCACCAGAAATAAATCCATCACGCGATATAAATGCTTTAAGTGAGAATTCAAAGATATATGATCAAAATGGAACTTTAATTGAAGAAGTTCTAACAGAAGAAAAAAGAACAATAGTAAATTTAGAAGATATGTCACCTTTTGTTAAGGATGCATTTGTTGCAGTTGAAGATGAAAGATTTAGAGACCATTTTGGTATAGATTTAAAAGGTATAGCAAGAGCTATAGTTGTAGATATAAAAACTCGTTCTCTTGAAGAAGGAGCAAGTACTATAACTCAACAATTAGTTAGAAATTTATATCTTACCAAAGAAAAAGCTTTTACAAGAAAAATTACTGAAATGTACTTAGCAGTTAAGATGGAGCGAGAAATATCTAAAGATGATATTTTAGAAGCTTATCTAAATACAATTTATCTTGGTCAAGGCGCTTATGGAGTTGAAGCTGCATCAAAAACATATTTCAATAAAGATGCCAAAGATCTTACGCTTGCTGAATCTACATTACTCGCAGGTATAACTAAATCTCCACAAGACTACCAATTATTTAAAAGGATAGATCCAGAGAATTTAGAAGAGGATAATATGAATGTAGTAGGTACTGTAGAAGTTATAGGTAAACAATATGTAGCAGTATTTAATGAAAACATAATAAATAGGCAAAAAACAATTCTTTCTCTGATGAAAGAGCAAGGTAAAATCACAGAAGAAGAATATAATGAAGCTTTAGATGAAGATGTTGTTTCACTTATTAATCCTGGTCAAATGAAAAATGAAAACATAGAAACTTCTTATTATACTGATTTTGTTAAAAATCAAGTAAAAAAAGATCTAATTTCAAAAGCTGGATATACAGAAGAAGAAGCAGAAGAAGCTCTGTTTAAAGATGGGCTTAAAATTTATACTACAGTAGATATAAAAATGCAAGAAAAAATTGAGGACATTTATAAGTCATTTACAGAAAATGTAGGAAATAAATCATGGTTAAGATTAAATTACAAAACTAGAGGTGGCAATATAATTGATAGTTATGGAAGAATAGCTTACTATCAAAAAGAAAACCTACTCGATAATGAAGGTAACTTATATTTATCTAAAGATTCATATAATATTGATGAAAAAGGTAATTTAACAATAAAGTCTCCTAAAATAAATTATAGAAATTTAGATATAACTGATTATTTTACTAAAAAAGATGGTACAATTTATACTCATCCAACATGGTCACTTAGTGTTGATAAGCAAAATTATACTGTAAATAAAGAAGATGAAAGTTTTACTATAAAAGCAGATTATTTAAAAGAACATAGTGATTTCTATAAAATAACAGATAATACACTATATATATCTAAAGATAGATTCTATAATAATGAAAAAGGTGTAGTTCAACCACAATCTGCTATTACAATCATGGATCCTAAAACTGGACAAGTAAAAGCAATAGTTGGTGGTAGGGATTCTGAAGGTCAAAGAGTCTTTAATAGGGCAACAAATGGTCCAAGACAACCTGGATCATCCATAAAGCCACTTTCAATATATACCCCAGCTTTAGATAATGGGTTTACAGCAGCATCAGTAATTGATGATGTTCCTAGGTATTCAAATGGTAAGATTTGGCCTAAAAACTATTCTACAGGAAGATTTTATGGTTTAACGCCAATGAGAAAAGCAATTCAATATTCTTATAACGTATCCGCAGTTAAATTTTTGGAAAAAGTAGGAATAAATTCTTCAATAGATTATCTGGCTAAGTTTGGACTAATAAATAAAGATAATCCATCAAATGATACTTTTATTTCTGGAGATGAAGCTATAGGTGGTAGTTCAGACGAAAACTTAGCTGCTCTTGCTCTAGGTGGTATGACAAAAGGTGTAACTCCACTTAAAATGACTGCAGCATATGGTGCTTTAGCTAATAATGGTGTCTATACAGAACCTATTGTTTATACAAAAATTGAAAATAATAAAGGTGAAGTTATAATAGACAACAAACCAAAGCAAAATACAGTAGTTAGTCCACAAATTGCATATATTATGACTGATATGCTACAAACTGTAGTTAATTCTGGCTCAGGAACTAATGCTAATTTTGCTAATATGAGTGTAGCAGGTAAAACTGGTACAACTAATAATCAAGTTGATGTTTGGTTTGCAGGATACACTCCATATTACTCTGCAGCAGTTTGGATAGGAAATGACAGTCCTGCAATTGAACTTACACAATCAAGTAAACTTGCATCTAGTTTTTGGGGAAATATAATGAAAACAGTTCATGAAGGATTAGATAATAAAAACTTTAAGCGACCAGAAGGAATTGTATCTAGACAAGTATGTATAGATTCTGGAAAACTTCCTACAGAATTATGTTCTAAGGATCCAAGAGGTAGTCGTGTTAGAACAGAATTATTTGTAGCAGGTACTGAGCCTCGTGAAAGATGTGATGTTCATGTATCAGTAGAAGTAGATACTTCAACTGGAAAACTTGCTAATGAATATTGTCCAGATGACGTAGTTAAAAATGGTGTGTTTATACAAAGACCAGTCCCATATAATGGTAGTATAAAACCTATAGACTCTAAATACGAAGTTCCTACTGAAGTTTGTGATGTTCATACAAAAGATTCTAATCCTATAAAAGATATTATAGATGATATCTTAGATAAAGATAAGGATGAAGACAAGGATAAAGAAGATGATAAGCCTAAGCCTGAAGATCCAGATGAAGGAGATAATGGTAATGACGGTAATGGTGAAGATGGTAATGGCGATGGAGGCAATGAAGGAGATGAAGGTACTGGTGATAGTGAGGATAATGAAGATGACTCAGAACCAGATTCAAAACCTAACCAAAACTAA
- a CDS encoding HEAT repeat domain-containing protein, translating into MLGKWNEIDKMESFQISYLLYLEGKSIDIISKIRNLPYKEIEKHIIEAKIKYQKKKKQDKLIKIISMSKSKRVEYLKTLTNEDKKDLVEQIYKRYIKFKNIEDRMILIWLIGELKDEKLVPFLLMELKSKNVNYRRLSVSALGKMAKSEHKDILEEFFFDDNPQVRQYAIKSTRNIGDMNTIKLLEKISNDKREKEYVRRASKDVINYLVEK; encoded by the coding sequence ATGCTTGGTAAGTGGAATGAAATAGATAAGATGGAGAGTTTTCAAATAAGTTATCTTTTATATCTTGAAGGTAAAAGTATTGATATAATATCTAAAATTAGAAATTTGCCATATAAAGAAATTGAAAAGCATATTATAGAAGCAAAGATCAAATATCAAAAAAAGAAAAAACAAGATAAATTAATAAAGATTATTTCTATGAGCAAGTCAAAAAGAGTTGAGTATTTAAAAACACTTACAAATGAAGATAAAAAAGATTTAGTTGAACAGATTTATAAAAGATATATAAAATTTAAAAATATTGAAGATAGAATGATATTAATATGGTTAATAGGAGAGTTAAAAGATGAGAAATTAGTTCCTTTTTTACTTATGGAATTAAAAAGTAAGAATGTAAATTATAGAAGGTTATCAGTATCGGCACTAGGTAAGATGGCTAAAAGTGAACATAAAGATATATTGGAAGAGTTTTTCTTTGATGATAATCCTCAAGTTAGACAATATGCAATTAAATCCACTCGAAATATAGGAGATATGAATACTATAAAGTTGTTGGAAAAAATATCAAATGATAAAAGGGAAAAGGAATATGTAAGACGTGCATCAAAAGATGTTATAAATTATTTAGTTGAAAAATAA
- the hflX gene encoding GTPase HflX produces the protein MERQIEERVLLVGVNLNKRNEFDIESSMEELRELAIAANADPISTVVQNKDRIDSAFYIGKGKVQEILNYCEELDIDTIVFNDELTGAQIRNIENVLERKVIDRTALILDIFSRRASTKEGKLQVELAQLKYRLPRLTGFGKELSRLGGGIGTRGPGEKKLETDRRHIENRIDEIRRRLKEVESVREIKRQNRIDSEIPIIALVGYTNAGKSTLFNELLKAGSDYNNEKDVYTEDMLFATLDTTLRKTNLPNGQKVLVIDTVGFVSKLPTHLIAAFKGTLEEVNYADVIVHVVDATNSDFDIQIKTTLNILKDLDTENKPIITVFNKIDQQSIEDIGYNIKGEKLYISAKKNINIDKLFDSIEIALEDKFYNTKILLPYNKSDITSYILDNYNPKKVSHTEEGTFIEVVLNKKDYFKYKEYVVK, from the coding sequence GTGGAAAGACAAATAGAAGAAAGAGTACTTTTAGTTGGAGTAAATTTAAATAAAAGAAATGAATTTGATATTGAAAGTTCTATGGAAGAATTAAGAGAATTAGCTATAGCAGCAAATGCTGATCCTATATCTACTGTTGTTCAAAATAAAGATAGAATTGATAGTGCTTTTTATATTGGAAAAGGTAAGGTACAAGAAATCTTAAATTATTGCGAGGAGTTAGATATAGACACTATTGTATTTAATGATGAATTAACAGGAGCTCAAATTAGAAATATTGAAAATGTATTAGAAAGAAAAGTAATTGATAGAACCGCACTTATATTAGATATATTTTCAAGGCGTGCTAGTACAAAGGAAGGTAAGCTACAAGTAGAATTAGCTCAATTAAAGTATAGATTACCTAGACTTACAGGCTTTGGAAAAGAACTTTCTAGATTAGGTGGAGGAATAGGTACAAGAGGACCAGGTGAGAAAAAATTAGAAACTGATAGAAGACATATAGAAAATAGAATTGATGAAATAAGAAGAAGATTAAAAGAGGTTGAAAGTGTAAGAGAGATAAAAAGACAAAATAGAATAGATTCTGAAATACCTATAATAGCTCTTGTAGGTTATACAAATGCAGGTAAATCTACTCTTTTTAATGAACTTTTAAAAGCTGGAAGTGATTATAATAATGAAAAAGATGTATATACTGAAGATATGCTTTTTGCAACATTAGATACTACTCTAAGAAAGACTAATCTGCCTAATGGTCAAAAAGTGCTTGTAATAGATACAGTTGGATTTGTTAGTAAATTGCCTACACATTTAATAGCTGCCTTTAAAGGGACTTTAGAAGAAGTTAATTATGCTGATGTAATAGTTCATGTAGTAGATGCTACAAATAGCGATTTTGATATACAAATAAAAACTACATTAAATATATTGAAAGATTTAGATACAGAAAACAAACCTATTATTACAGTATTTAATAAAATTGATCAACAAAGCATTGAAGATATAGGATATAATATAAAAGGAGAAAAATTATATATTTCTGCCAAAAAAAATATCAATATTGATAAATTGTTTGATTCAATTGAAATAGCCTTAGAAGATAAATTTTATAATACAAAAATACTTTTACCTTATAATAAATCTGATATAACTTCTTATATTTTAGATAATTATAATCCAAAGAAGGTATCACATACAGAAGAAGGTACTTTTATAGAAGTAGTGCTTAATAAGAAAGATTATTTTAAATATAAAGAATATGTAGTTAAGTAA